The Oncorhynchus clarkii lewisi isolate Uvic-CL-2024 chromosome 23, UVic_Ocla_1.0, whole genome shotgun sequence genomic interval gatccttgcgaaatggggctgtgcattatcatgctgaaacatgaggtgatggcggcggatggaTGGcaccacaatgggcctcaggatctggtcatggtatctctgtgcattccaattgccatcaataaaatgcaattgtgtttgttgtccatagcttctgcctgcccataccataactccaccgccaccatggggtactcttttcacaacattgacatcagaaaACAGCTCGCCAACACgatgccatacatgtggtctgaggttgtgaggccggttggatgtacgtTTAAATTCtataaaacaacgttggaggtggcttatggtagagaaatgaacattcaattgtctggcaacagctctggtggactttTCTGCAGCCAACATGCCAATTggacgctccctcaaaacttgagacatatgtggcattgtgttgtgtgacaaaacacattttagtggccttttattgtccccagcacaaggtgcacctttgtaatgatcatgctgtttaatcagcttcttgctatgccacacctgtcaggtagatggattatcttgacaacagagaaattctcactaacagggacataaacaaatgtgtgcacagcatttgagagaaatagctttttgtgagtatggaacttttatgggatcttttattttagctcatgaaacatgcaaCCAACACTTTAcctgttgcatttatatttttgttcagtgtataataaATAATATTAGCCATAATAATGTTCAATGTCCAGCCGGAGGCTAAAGTTACATCCAAGCAGTGCTTCAGTAGTCAAGACATATGGCATCGTAGCATCACAAATAGGCTATTATGTATCTGGATCAGACAATACATCTTATCTCGCTCCCTAGTGAGACATAACGCTTTCTATTTAAGGGACCAAGATATGAATAAAAAGGTACTTTTTTTGTTAAACAGACCAGTTCTCACTGTGTTCTAGCTTGACATAAATCTTATCAGAGCTCGTCACATTTCTGCAACCCTATGCATTGGTTTAGATCGGCAGCTATGTCATTTGGGGTTTTTACTTCCACAACAATGCTTTGGCTGTGATGTTGTGATATTGTAATCTTGTCAGCCAGTATACAACAGCTCCCTATGGCTACCTGAGACGAGAATCTAGAATTCAAACATCAACTAAGTGAATCAATGGCTATGTCAACAGATTGACCCCTTTAAGCAATATTGATCACATAATACTTTGTTTATTTTATTGTAAGGCAGTGGTTACAAGATTCAAGAGAAGAGATGCATCATACTGTTCAGAGGCCAGGTACTGTAGCCAGTGCAGCTCAGACCAGACAAAGCCAATTTTCACAGTCTGCTAATGTGTTTACCTAGCAAGACACAACTTCCCCTCTTAGCTCCCCTGGGGAGCAGCAGCCTGTCTCTGGGgcagtaacaccacagagagatCCTGGAATCCAGGCTCAGTATTTTATGCCCACTTGGTGTCCAAGCTATCTCTCTTACTTTAACATGGTCCCTCTTCAGGGGCCGTATGTATAAAGCCTCTCATTTCCCCTCTTCAGGGGCCGTATGTATAAAGCCTCTCATTTCCCCTCTTCAGGGGCCGTATGTATAAAGCCTCTCATTTCCCCTCTTCAGGGGCCATATGTATAAAGCCTCTCATTTCCCCTCTTCAGGGGCCGTATGTATAAAGCCTCTCATTTCCCCTCTTCAGGGGCCGTATGTATAAAGCCTCTCATTTCCCCTCTTCAGGGGCCGTATGTATAAAGCCTCTCATTTCCCCTCTTCAGGGGCCATATGTATAAAGCCTCTCATTTCCCCTCTTCAGGGGCCGTATGTATAAAGCCTCTCATTTCCCCTCTTCAGGGGCCGTATGTATAAAGCCTCTCATTTCCCCTCTTCAGGGGCCGTATGTATAAAGCCTCTCATTTCCCCTCTTCAGGGGCCGTATGTATAAAGCCTCTCATTTCCCCTCTTCAGGGGCCGTATGTATAAAGCCTCTCATTTCCCCTCTTCAGGGGCCGTATGTATAAAGCCTCTCATTTCCCCTCTTCAGGGGCCGTATGTATAAAGCCTCTCATTTCCCCTCTTCAGGGGCCGTATGTATAAAGCATCTCATGGTCCCTCTTCAGGGGCCATATGTATAAAGCCTCTCATTTCCCCTCTTCAGGGGCCGTATGTATAAAGCCTCTCATTTCCCCTCTTCAGGGGCCGTATGTATAAAGCCTCTCATTTCCCCTCTTCAGGGGCCGTATGTATAAAGCCTCTCATTTCCCCTCTTCAGGGGCCGTATGTATAAAGCCTCTAATTTCCCCTCTTCAGGGGCCGTATGTATAAAGCCTCTCATTTCCCCTCTTCAGGGGCCGTATGTATAAagcctctcatttcctctcttcAGGGGCCGTATGTATAAAGCCTCTCATGGTCCCTCTTCAGGGGCCGTATGTATAAAGCCTCTCATTTCCCCTCTTCAGGGGCCGTATGTATAAAGCCTCTCATTTCCCCTCTTCAGGGGCCATATGTATAAAGCCTCTCATTTCCCCTCTTCAGGGGCCGTATGTATAAAGCCTCTCATTTCCCCTCTTCAGGGGCCATATGTATAAAGCCTCTCATTTCCCCTCTTCAGGGGCCGTATGTATAAAGCCTCTCATTTCCCCTCTTCAGGGGCCGTATGTATAAAGCCTCTCATTTCCCCTCTTCAGGGGCCGTATGTATAAAGCCTCTCATTTCCCCTCTTCAGGGGCCGTATGTATAAAGCCTCTCATTTCCCCTCTTCAGGGGCCGTATGTATAAAGCCTCTCATTTCCCCTCTTCAGGGGCCGTATGTATAAAGCCTCTCATTTCCCCTCTTCAGGGGCCGTATGTATAAAGCCTCTCATTTCCCCTCTTCAGGGGCCGTATGTATAAAGCCTCTCATTTCCCCTCTTCAGGGGCCATATGTATAAAGCCTCTCATTTCCCCTCTTCAGGGGCCGTATGTATAAAGCCTCTCATTTCCCCTCTTCAGGGGCCGTATGTATAAAGCCTCTCATTTCCCCTCTTCAGGGGCCGTATTTATAAAGCCTCTCATTTCCCCTCTTCAGGGGCCGTATGTATAAAGCCTCTCATTTCCCCTCTTCAGGGGCCGTATGTATAAAGCCTCTCATTTCCCCTCTTCAGGGGCCATATGTATAAAGCCTCTCATTTCCCCTCTTCAGGGGCCGTATGTATAAAGCCTCTCATTTCCCCTCTTCAGGGGCCGTATGTATAAAGCCTCTCATGGTCCCTCTTCAGGGGCCATATGTATAAAGCCTCTCATTTCCCCTCTTCAGGGGCCGTATGTATAAAGCCTCTCATTTCCCCTCTTCAGGGGCCGTATGTATAAAGCCTCTCATTTCCCCTCTTCAGGGGCCGTATGTATAAAGCCTCTCATTTCCCCTCTTCAGGGGCCATATGTATAAAGCCTCTCATTTCCCCTCTTCAGGGGCCATATGTATAAATCATCTCATGGTCCCTCTTCAGGGGCCATATGTATAAAGCCTCTCATTTCCCCTCTTCAGGGGCCGTATGTATAAAGCATCTCATGGTCCCTCTTCAGGGGCCATATGTATAAAGCCTCTCATTTCCCCTCTTCAGGGGCCATATGTATAAAGCATTTCAGAGTAGGATTGCTGATCATATACTGCCAACTTCatgaaacaaatacaaataaataggAATGCAAGGCTTTATCatagttttttttacagaaatgtttggtgattgactaggaatgccttggagatggaCCAGTTGGACCACTGGTCTAAAGCATCACCATAAAGGGCTCTTTACCACTCTAATGCCAGAAAAATTAACATAGGGGCCATCAGAGTGGTTCCTCAAACTCAAAAACAGACTAGACCAGATCAGACACCCCTCAGACACCTCCAGACCTCCCCTCAGACACCCACAGACACCGCCATACACCGTCAAACACCCCCCAGACAACCTAGACACCCCTCAGAAACCCAGACACTCCCAGTTACCTTCAGACATCCCTCAGACACTCCCCAGACCACCCCTCAGATCCCCCCAGACACCCCTCAGACACCCCTCAGACACTCCTCAAAAACCTCTCAGACACACTCAGTCACCCCAGACCACCAATCAGACGCCCCTCAGACACACCCAGACACCACCAGACATCTCCAGACCACGCCTCAGACACCCCCAGAAACCCCTCAGACCCCCCTCAAACACTCCCAGACAACCctcagacacactcagacacccCAGACCACCACTTAGACACCCCTCAGACACACCCAGACACCCCTAAGACACCTCCAGACCACCCATCAGACACCTTCAGACACTCACAGACACCCATCAAACACCCCCAGACACCCCAAGACACCCTAGACACCCCCAGACCACCCTCAGACACCCCTCAGCCAGCCATATCTATTAAGCAACATCCTACCCTCCCATAGCCTTCAATACTCTTCCACCTCTATTTTTAAAGTCAGGGTGTTTCCATGGCAACTCAGAGATGAGTTGCAGGAATCACTGATTGGTTACTGGGCGGTTGGCCGCAAAGTCTGGATTTTGAAAAAATGTAATGGGAAGAAAAATAAATCATCCCTGCCAAACtgaaacacactctctgaaaacATCAAACCGGCAATTGAAATAACAATGGACAAATGACAgttgtggagtgtgtgtgttctcctttAGGCTACTCTCACTAATCATTCCACAGTTCACAGGATCAGCTTGAGCTGCCTCAATGTAAAAATGATTAACCCGTCAATCACTGATTATCAGCATACATACATGCTGATGGTATGTGTTCTCCTGTATGTCAACCATAGACATGCAAATTCAAAagtttatatttacataattattgaCGTACATCACCACATGTTTATACACATCAACTGGCATTATTAATTCAAATCCTATAAATAATGGATGATGAGTCTCTTTGGGCCTAAATTGTTGTTTACGTATATGAGACATATGTGACAACTGAgaacacacagagggagacacacacacacacaccaatacacacatacacacatacacacaggcacacatgcaAATGTAGGATCattatttgatcaccctgttgcacgGGAATGTAAAACTTGTTGTGTATTTCAGGTTTAAAACGttttctgaagtttgtaattttcacTTTCAAAAGTCACACTTGATTTTCCCCTGcgaaaaatgtatcaatcccTACAATCATGTCCATTAATTATACTCCACAtgataattcacatttcttgttgctgGAGGATTATCATCCTGTTTTAGCAAACCCGACACAAATTAAGGTTCTtcagctgtacacacacacatacaaagggagaagaaagagagaagcgacctctgccagtgtgtgtggggtgtgtgtgtgtgtgtgtgtgtgtgtgtgtgtgtgtgtgtgtgtgtgtgtgtatgtgcgtgtttgtgtacTTTCGTGTGTGGAATGTAGGTAGGTGATGATTTTTGTAGAGCTGTGACATATTCTGTAATCTCTGTTTGTCATCCGAGCAAGAATGTGAGACATTTTTAAATCATAATTGGTATCGTAGCACGTCAACAGACTGTGGGATGCCACAACTAACGGGGAACTTTGTTCTGGTGGGTGGATTTTTCCATCACTGATCATTTGGACATCACCATTTCACTGGTGTTTGCATCTTTCTCATTCGGGAGGCGAGGGGACATTTGGCCTATAGACTTGCCAGCAACTTGCAGCAAAAGGGGGGTGGAGCTACCACCCTGCTTCATCAGTCGGTCTAGTATATTTTCTATCGCGTCTCCCCCCAGAACTCGAGCTTCTCACCCAACTAGATTTCAGTTCTGGGTTTCCAGATTATACTTTTTTATTAACACCTCCAAACTTTTCATGATGATGTTTAAAGTCACTTTCACCGACTACAGGTCTTAAATGACACTAGATGTTGACTCAGTCTTGGGGTGCTTCAGTATTTCCTTAATactgcactccttttgaccagagccttggaACCAGTCTTTGGTCTAAAGCAGTGACATTTCAGGCTCACCCCAAGACTGAGTCAACATCTATTGCCATTTATTAAGAGCTGTAGTGGGCGAAAGTGACTTTAAACATCATCATGAAAAGTTCCATTTAAAGTGTAGATGCCCCAAGGGTCTTGGCTGCTATTTGCATTAGTTGATGTCATTTTAGTGTTAAGAGCTTTCGTGGTTGGAGGTCACTTTCAGGCATTCATTCCAGACTTTCACTCTGACATGATGTGTCATGACTCAGggtatgtcccaaatggtaccctattccttatatagtgcactacttttcacacAACTCTAGTCAAATGACTAtgcagggaatatggtgccatttgggacatagccttACTGTATGACCCATGTACTGGTTCAAGGAACCATTTATCCACCAGAGAGAAGATtatgtgtctgtcagtgtgtgtgtgtgtgtgtgtgtgtgtgtgtgtgtgtgtgtgtgtgtgtgtgagtgagtgaaagactGTCGATGTCAGCAACTACATCCTCTGACCCTGTGTGATCCATTAGAGAAGAGGCTC includes:
- the LOC139381302 gene encoding uncharacterized protein, with the protein product MGLCIIMLKHEVMAADGWHHNGPQDLVMTSLRHSPDHPSDPPRHPSDTPQTLLKNLSDTLSHPRPPIRRPSDTPRHHQTSPDHASDTPRNPSDPPQTLPDNPQTHSDTPDHHLDTPQTHPDTPKTPPDHPSDTFRHSQTPIKHPQTPQDTLDTPRPPSDTPQPAISIKQHPTLP